The nucleotide sequence GGAGACTGGGGCGGTTTCCAGGCTAATCCCGCGCTCTCGAGCCATCCCCTGCATGGCCTCTGCAGCCTTCGCAATCGCCTCGCCTGCATCCCAGACCTGCCGGTGCAAGGTCAGCCTGCCCGCCTCCAAACGCTGGAAATCGAGCAGGTCGTTGATTAAGCGCACCAAGCGATCGCAATTTTCGTCAGCGACCGCCAGCATTTCCTCGCCATCTGCAGAAAATGTCCCCAGCTCTCCAGTCGCCAAGAGTTTGAGAGAGCCGTGGATGGAGGTGAGGGGGGTGCGCAATTCGTGGCTAATGATAGAGAGAAATTCGTCCTTCATCTGCTCGATAGCTTTGCGCTCGCTGATATCGATAACGAGAGAAAAGATCCCCATCACAGTTCCCCTTTCATCGCGGTGAGGAATGAATGTGGCGCAGATGCTGCGGGGATGGCCATCTCCACACAGCCATTCCGACTCAACGGTTACCTCCTCGCCCGAGCATGCGGCTTGAATAGGCTCTCGAATTTCTTCGTAGATGATTTGCCCCAAGATGTCTTGCAGGTGACGACCCAAGATTGTCTCGCGCGATCGACCGAACCAAACCTCGCAGGTCTGATTGGCAAACTGATAGTGCTCTTGAGTATCGATATAAGCGATCGCGACGGGTAGAGCGTCGGTGATAAGCCGGAGCTGCGCTTCCCGACGTTGCAGTGTCTCTCCTGCTTGCTTGCGGGCTGTGATATCTCGGCCCACTGACTGGAACCTGAAAAAGCGACCCTGCCGGTCGTAGAGTGCCCGAAAGGTCCACTGTATCCAGCGAACCTTTCCATTTTGAGGGATCGCTCTGGATTCGAGAGCGCCTAAAGACTGCCTTCGGCTGCATGCATCCAGGTACTTTTGGACTGCCGGTCGATCGTCTTCCAGCACGTAAGATAGAAAGTTATCGCTGACCAGATCCTCCTGCCGTTGGGCGAAATAACGGCAGGAGGCAGAATTAACAAATGTCAGCCGGCCATCTGCAAGGAACTGACAGACCAATTCTGTTTGATCTTCGACGATGGCTCGATAGCGAGCTTCGCTGTTCTCCAGAGCAGCTTTAGTCCGGCGAGACTCTGTCAAATCGCGGAAGGCCCAACGGAAGCCGCGAACTCGGTCTCGGTCGTCGCGCGCGGCAGAAATCGTAAAGGCAGCCCAGAATGGATCGCTCTCTCTCGGTTGCAGCATCAGCTCCGCTTGCATCGAGGCAGAGTTTTGCTGCATTTGGTTTAAGAGGGTATAGAAATGGTTTAAGAGGGTATAGAAACGCTTGTGCTGGTCGGGCGAGATGGCGATCGCCAGAGGCTTGCCGATTAAAAATCTAGCGGGATAATTGAGCAGTTTGGCAGCAGTGCTGTTGGCTTCTCGAACGATCCCTTGGATATCGGTGACGAGATATCCATCCGGGGCGAACTCAAACAGCTCTAAGTATCGCTTGCGCTCTGCCTCTAGAGTTTGGTTCGAAACTTGCAATTGCTCGGATTGTGCGTAAAGCTCTTCTGAAATAACGTGCAGTTCCTCTAAGGCGATCGAAAGTTCTCCTAAGGCTTCTGCGACGATGACCGATGGCTGGGGCTCCTGGCCAGCACGCCAGAGTAGGCTATCCAGATGGTTTTGGGCGGCATCAAATTTTCGTTGCAAAATATCGAGATCGGATTTCATGTCTGTCGCGCCACTACGAGTGGCTGTTCTTTGGAAATTGCTCGAACTCTTCCCTCTTCTATGATGACTGCAACTCCAGGCAGCTAGGCTCTGCTTAACCCTTTGTTGGATTGTCCTACCTGAGTTCGATGGCTCTGCATTGCCCTCACACCCGACCCCTCTCCCAATTTTGCTAGAGGGGAGCAATAGTCTGAAACCCTATAATCTGCGGTTCTGTTCCCCTTCCCCCAAAATTGATACTGCTGGCCAATTTAACATTTAGAAATATTGGCATGGTGCAAGTCCTCTGCATGGCCCTCACCCCCGGCCCCTCTCCCAAACTTGGGAGAGGGGAGAAACAGCCGAAAATCCTTACGGGGCCTTGTTCCCCTGCCCCCAAAGTTGGGGGTAGGGGTTAGGGGAAGGGGGCCACAGGCATCTAGACAAATGGCCAATGTTTCGGAATATGAATTTCGCCAGCAGCATCAAAATTGGGGGAAGGGGTTAGGGGATGGGGGCCAGACTTTTGTCGAACTGACGTGGCGAGAAACACCGTCAAGCTTCTGAGCTGATGGTCTCTATCAGCAGGATCGCGCCCCGATTTTGGCGATCCGCTCCCACCAGCGGATCGAAGCTAACTTTACATTGAATGGGCTGACCCTTACGGTTGACGGCTTCGAGGCTCGTTTCGCAGGGTCCTTCTCCAGCCAGAGAATTGTGAATCGGCTCTCGCAGTTGTTCGAGGGGCAAGCCAATATCCAATCCGAATAAGGACCGATCTTTCACCTCATCCGACCTCAACCCCCAGAGGTTTTCCGACTCGTGGTTCCAGGCCAGAATATTCATTTGGCTGTCGATGATAATGAGGCCAACTTTCAGACTTGCGAAGATGGATTGCAAAAATGCGTTGGCTTGGTTGAGTTCGGCTGTGCGCAAGCGCAGCTCGTCGTTGATCGTCTGCAGCTCTTCATTGGTGGACTGGAGCTCTTCGTTCATCGTCTCCAGTTCTTCGTTCGTGGACTGGAGCTCTTCATTAGTGGTTTCCAATTCTTCATTGGTGGATTGGAGCTCTTCGTTCGTGGTTTCTAGCTCCTCGTTACTGGATTGGAGCTCTTCATTCGTGGTTTCCAACTCTTGATTGGAACGCTCCAGCTCGTTCTGTAGATGTTGATAGCGGGTCACATCGGCAAACGAAATGCTGACTCCGAGAATATCGCTACCATTTTCTCGAAGAGGACTGAACTGCACCTCCAGTAACTGAGTTTCTTCCTCCGACACGTTGCGCGTCACGTCAGGAATATCGATCGTCATCCCCTCGCTATAGACCCGATCGATTAAAGACCGCAACTCTAATGGGCGGTAGGAAATTTCTAGATCTTGAAGGGGGCGGCCAATATCTTTTAGATTGATGCCGAATAGGGAGCGGGCTAGGGCATTGGCTAGAACCATATTGCCGTTAAAATCCACCACGATCTGTGCGATTGGCCCACTGTTAAATGCCGCATCTCGCAGGCGAACTTGAGCGGTAAGAATGCCACCGGCCTCGTCATTGCCGGTTTGAGCCAGCACTAACAGCCGATCGTGCAAGTTAACACTGGGCACTTTGGCAAAGATGCGATGTTGCAAACTCAGAGGAGTAAATAAATTGGGGTGGGTCATCAACATTTCTGCTTTGCCCAGAAATAAAGCACCCGTGTTTTTGAGGGCAAAGTGAAGCCTAGCCAAGATGCGTCTTTGAGTCTCGGCATTGAAATACATTAGGGTGTTGCGGCAGACTAACAGGTCGAGTCGGGAAATTGGGGCATCTTGCACTAAATCGTGGCGGCCAAAGATGACCGCACGGCGCAGATCTTGGCGAAAGACATGGCGATCCCCAAGGGGCTCGAAGTATTTTTCTCGTAGTTCGTTCGGCAGAGGCTCGATCTCTTTTGAGCTATAGCTGGCATGGCGGGCTTGGGTGAGAGCTTCTTCGTCCACGTCTGTAGCATAGATTTTGACCCGCTGGCGAAACTGATGGGCCCCGATCGATTCCGCCAGGATGATGGCCAGAGTATAGGCTTCTTCTCCCGAAGCGCACCCCGCGCTCCAGATCCGAATGGGTTCGTTAGATGTCTTGCCTTTAAGCACGTTGGGCAATGTATGGTGCCAGAGATAATCCCAGGCTGACTTGTCCCTAAAAAAGGCCGTTACATTAATCAAAATGGTGTTGAACAAAGCATCAAACTCTTCCGGGTGGACTTCGAGATAATCGAGATAATCGCCAAAATTGTCGATCTCGCGACTGCGCATTTGCTTCGTCACTCGACGCCGGAGTGACGATCGCTTATAGCCCGTAAAGTCAAAGCCTCGCGTCCGCCTCAGATAGTCCAGCAGGGCTTCAAATACTCGTTCTTCCTCAGTACTCGAACTCATTCAGAATCCTTAGCGGTTACTAATGCAACCAATGCGGCCGCGATGTCGGGTAGAGGGAGGACAAAATCTACAGCACCGGTTTGGATGGCCGAGCTCGGCATGCCGGAGAATTCCGCTGTTTGCTCCTCTTGAACAATAACGGTACCGCCCATTTTTTTCACCGCTTCCACTCCCATAGCGCCGTCGCTGCCAGTCCCCGTAAGAACTACGGCGATGGCGCGGTCTTTGTGACTGGCGGCGACTGAATCAAACAGTAAGTCGGCAGATGGGCGAACAAAATGAACCAATTCCGACTGAGTCAAGCTCAAGCTTCGGTCTGGGTCGGCTAACAGATGGCGATTGGGTGGCGCGATATAGACCATTCCCGGCACGAGGCGATCGCCTTGTGCCGCCTGCTTGACGGTTAAGGAGGTACGGCGACTAAGTATATCCGCGATCAGAGAGCGATGCCTGGGATCGAGGTGTTGTACCACAACGATGGGGACTGGAAAGTCGGCTGGCAGATTGGAGAGGACTTCACTCAATGCGTTAAGTCCGCCGGCAGAGGTGGCGATCGCCACGATGTCAAATGCCGTCTCGGCCAATTGAGAGTCCCGATCGTAGGTGTTCTGGGAGTTCGAATTATCCACAGCGGGCACAGAGTGATGGTATTGCTTCCTTCTCTAACAGTAGGATGAATAGCTCAGTTCTGCCCCCTGCTCAGACGGTTGAGAATGCGATTGGCCAGTTCTGCCGCCACGACTGGCTTGTTCACATGGTCATCCGCGCCCACCGCAAACACCTTCCTGCGAATCTCTGCATCCGAACGCGCCGTGAGAAACAAAACGGGCAAGCGATTCCAATCGGGATCGCCGCGCAGCACTTGACACAACTCAATGCCACTGACATGAGGCATCGCTACATCCAACACCACTAAATCGGGCTTCACGGCCTCGAGCACCTGCCAAAACTGTCGGGGATCGTCAAGCAGCGAGAGCTTGAATCCCCAAGGTTCGAGCAACGTCGTTAACCTCTGCAATAACTGAGGATCGTCATCCACAACCATGACCTTTGCCCCAGCATGGCTGCGAG is from Synechococcus sp. PCC 7336 and encodes:
- a CDS encoding PAS domain S-box protein, with translation MKSDLDILQRKFDAAQNHLDSLLWRAGQEPQPSVIVAEALGELSIALEELHVISEELYAQSEQLQVSNQTLEAERKRYLELFEFAPDGYLVTDIQGIVREANSTAAKLLNYPARFLIGKPLAIAISPDQHKRFYTLLNHFYTLLNQMQQNSASMQAELMLQPRESDPFWAAFTISAARDDRDRVRGFRWAFRDLTESRRTKAALENSEARYRAIVEDQTELVCQFLADGRLTFVNSASCRYFAQRQEDLVSDNFLSYVLEDDRPAVQKYLDACSRRQSLGALESRAIPQNGKVRWIQWTFRALYDRQGRFFRFQSVGRDITARKQAGETLQRREAQLRLITDALPVAIAYIDTQEHYQFANQTCEVWFGRSRETILGRHLQDILGQIIYEEIREPIQAACSGEEVTVESEWLCGDGHPRSICATFIPHRDERGTVMGIFSLVIDISERKAIEQMKDEFLSIISHELRTPLTSIHGSLKLLATGELGTFSADGEEMLAVADENCDRLVRLINDLLDFQRLEAGRLTLHRQVWDAGEAIAKAAEAMQGMARERGISLETAPVSLSIWADPDYIMQTLTNLMGNAIKFSPEDSTVWINVRERGNEVLFSVIDRGQGIPADRLKNIFERFQQLDASTTRQKGGTGLGLAICRSIVEQHGGQIWAESTPGRGSTFYFTLPTGAHRHDPQTHPDRR
- a CDS encoding CheR family methyltransferase, with the translated sequence MSSSTEEERVFEALLDYLRRTRGFDFTGYKRSSLRRRVTKQMRSREIDNFGDYLDYLEVHPEEFDALFNTILINVTAFFRDKSAWDYLWHHTLPNVLKGKTSNEPIRIWSAGCASGEEAYTLAIILAESIGAHQFRQRVKIYATDVDEEALTQARHASYSSKEIEPLPNELREKYFEPLGDRHVFRQDLRRAVIFGRHDLVQDAPISRLDLLVCRNTLMYFNAETQRRILARLHFALKNTGALFLGKAEMLMTHPNLFTPLSLQHRIFAKVPSVNLHDRLLVLAQTGNDEAGGILTAQVRLRDAAFNSGPIAQIVVDFNGNMVLANALARSLFGINLKDIGRPLQDLEISYRPLELRSLIDRVYSEGMTIDIPDVTRNVSEEETQLLEVQFSPLRENGSDILGVSISFADVTRYQHLQNELERSNQELETTNEELQSSNEELETTNEELQSTNEELETTNEELQSTNEELETMNEELQSTNEELQTINDELRLRTAELNQANAFLQSIFASLKVGLIIIDSQMNILAWNHESENLWGLRSDEVKDRSLFGLDIGLPLEQLREPIHNSLAGEGPCETSLEAVNRKGQPIQCKVSFDPLVGADRQNRGAILLIETISSEA
- a CDS encoding chemotaxis protein CheB, with the translated sequence MDNSNSQNTYDRDSQLAETAFDIVAIATSAGGLNALSEVLSNLPADFPVPIVVVQHLDPRHRSLIADILSRRTSLTVKQAAQGDRLVPGMVYIAPPNRHLLADPDRSLSLTQSELVHFVRPSADLLFDSVAASHKDRAIAVVLTGTGSDGAMGVEAVKKMGGTVIVQEEQTAEFSGMPSSAIQTGAVDFVLPLPDIAAALVALVTAKDSE